From the genome of Brassica oleracea var. oleracea cultivar TO1000 chromosome C4, BOL, whole genome shotgun sequence:
TCTAAATTTGTGAAATGTTACAATATCTTTGAATATGACAATAAAACAATATTTTACTAATCTTTATATATATAGTTACGATTTTAATAATGAAATAATAATCCGAAAATATGTATATATAGAAGAAGATACAAATACATGTGAAAGTTTAAAACAATCTATTCAATGAAAAAAATATACCGTAAATTTATTATGTTTTAAAAATTATAGACACATATATTATAATATATACTAATTTAGAATTGAAAACAAAATATTTATATAAAAACAAATGAAAACAAAAATTTGGTTGCGTGGATCGAGATCTAGCATTTATTTAAAATGGATTAATTTAATATTACTATTATATGTGTAGATATATATTAATTATGTGCCCCCGAAAAAAAATTGGTCTGGATCCCTACTGTTAGAGATGATTATCTTTTAATTATAACATAGTTTCTTCGATCTTTAGATCGATTTACTCTTCCGTTTGTCGATTTTCAGTGTCGTTTTGACGATTTTGTTGTAGTTTCTGTTTAGCTTCTCTCTTCCTGTTAATTTTCTGATGTGTTTGGATCTCGAAGGTTCTCTGTTTCTCTTTGTTAGTTATGCTCAGTTTTTGTATCTGGAAAAGAATCAATTAATTTCGCGTTTTAGAAAATCAGGTGTGGTCTCTTTAAAGATGAAAATTTGAGAACGATAGTGAAGTGGTGGTGAGTCCGTTCAGGTTCAGATTAGTCGGAGTCTTCATAAAGATGGTGTTCCGGTAAGAGACTGGATCTGTCTCCCTAGAAGTTTTTCTCTAAAATTCACCTCTGACGGTTTGATGGAGAACTTTTACGGTCGATAGTGACCAAAGGAAGAAAGAACATTACAAACAGAATGGAGGTAAAGTACGGCGGATTTCGGTCCGTCATGTCACCGGCTGTGGGGGGTGCCAGAGTGGTATGGCGACTTCTCACTAGAAAACAAAGATCGATGCCATGTTTGTTATATACGTGCCTACCATGCAAATTAGGTTTTATTTTACTTTAGTTGGGTATTTGGACTCCAATTGGGCTTTAATGTTTGCAATGCATGGGTATGAATTTGTTTGTAAGTTAGACCTTTAGCCTTTTAATGAAGAAAGTTGACAAAGAAAAAGAAAAAAAAAAGTAACAGTGACTGTTCATTTCTTGGGCCACAATGAGCCATTAGCCCAAACATAATTTGAAGAATTAGATGCATGAAAATAATATTCAATTCAAAATTTGGAAGAAGAAAAAAACAGTTAAAATATTGTTGGCACACACTGATCACTCTAACAATATATCAGTAGACGAGCGAGCGCACAAACGAAACTGAAATTCAAAATTCAAATCTAATTGAAATCCACAGGAGAGAGAGCAAACATCGCTCACTCTTAACGATTTCTTCCCATCGTCTCTCTTCACTTCTCTCTCTCACGTCTTTCGTCTGCAATGTCTTCCACCAGAAAGAGCACCAAGAGATCACGCCCAGAGCCGCCGCCGCTTCAATCGCTCAAGAAGCAAGCACCGAACGCAAAGATCAGCGACGATTTGGATCTCGATGTTTCCAGGTCCGTTTCCTTCTTCGTTTCTTCTGATATTAACCTAGATTGTAACTCTCTGTTGATTTCCGTGTGGATCGAGCAGCGATCTCAAAGGAATCATGTCGGCGTTGCAGCAAATCAGAGAGAAAGCGCACGAGGATGGCCGTAAGAAGAAGGAAGAGAGCATCTCCAGGTGATTCATCTCTCTCTTTCACTTCTTAGTTTCTCTCCGCTTTAGTTTGATCATCGAATACATAGAAGATTCAGAGCTCGATTATCTCCATAATCATTGTTGCTAGCTACGATCGTTTCTTATGCTTGTTATCGATCTTGGTGCATTATATAGGCTGATGATCCGTAGGTGTTCGATCGTTTGTTCTAGAGTTTGATATCGATTGATCTATTGTACAAGTGGTTGTGATATGCTCGCGGATCTCATAAACTTGAACGCAAGTGTTTGATTGGTATCGTTTCCTTTGTTTCCAGAATTTTGGAATCGTTTGCTTTCACATATAGAGAACGTTTGTATCTCTGGTTGATTCCTATCATTGATTTGGTATCTTGTAGTATGATTTTTGTCAAATATTGTTTCAGAACGGCAAAATCACAGTGAGAATTCATGATTTTGATCAGCAGAATCAGTTTTTCTCCATGGTTCTAATGCTTTTTAAGTGTCGTTAGCTTTGATTGCTGAATCTTGCTTTGATCTGTGTGCCTCTTTCTGTCAGTGTGTCTACTGAGGTAAAGTCAAAGATCGATGAGCTGAAGTCAAAGCTTGAGAAAGAAAGGTAAGTCTACGTTGCTGAGGATGGATATCTGATCTTATGTGCTTTGTGTATGTTTTGTTTACAAGATAAGAAACGAAAGCGTGCTGATGAGTTCTATCCATGACTGCAGACAAAACTTTGCTAAAGCACTTACAAAGAGTTCAAAGGAGGTTTGAATAACAAAGAACTAAAGATGATGCCTAACATTTTTTTGTCATTAGAAACGTACAAGGAACTGACCTCTGATTCATATTTTGCAGTGTGAGAGTCTCTTGAAGGATGAAGCAGCCAAATTTGAGGAGCTTCATCACAAGTTCATGAAGGAAAAATCTGATCATCTACAGGGTCTGAAAGGTTTGTATTCCATCTTCCTCTGGTATTGTTATCTCTGACTCTCAACCTCAGTTAGTGTTTGGTGTCAAAAGTCTATACCACAAAGTTTTATTTCGTTAGCTAAAGTGGGATATTCATATTACTGAAATAGAATGTGTTTCTGCTTGCCAGACATTGTTTCCAAATTTGAGGAGGACAAGGAGAGGCTCTTTATGCGATATGAGCAACAAAGTAAGCCAATTCCTTATAATGAGACCATTGTTATAAGACGGCAACACCTTTACTCACTTACACATGTGAAATAACGTATAGGGAAGAAGGACAAGACAATGATATCAGACCAGGAGAAGTTCTGCGCGGAAAAGCTTGCTCAATTGGAAGAGTCGCTCAAGACAAAGAAACGGGTAAATAAATAGCCTTACATTATAGTTGTTATTATCTCTACCACATATGCTCTCTCTATCTCTCTTTGATTTTGTTATATGATGAACCGTTTATTACTTGGGATGTAGGGTGACAAAACGTTCAGCATACTGAGGAAAACTCTCGGCTCTTTTCTGGAGAATGAAGCTTCTGATGAGGAGTTCCCACCTGATGAGTGAATCATCTACGTCTCTTCACTTGACGCTGCAAGAAAGTTAAAAACCCTTTGACTTTGATCCAGCGGGACCTTTCTTTATATATTTTCAGGTATTGGCCTTGCCAATTATAGCACAGAACACTACTCTGAAGAGTAGTATTTCAAAGCTTTCAATATTATGACCATGAACCTTATTGTCTTCTATTCTATGTTATAGTTTCAAATGAAAGATTAATTACACTGGTATCCACTACTAGTTATTGATTTCAAACTAGTATCAGGGTATTTTAATTGTGGGGGTGTGATTGGTAACAATAGAAAAACTAGTATCAGGGTATCACTTATCAAACACTAGCCATCTTCCACATTTGATATGTGTGACATATAGCGTATCTTTAAGCCAAGTCGCGGAGCTTTCTTACAACCTTCAGAGTCATCACTTGATTGTTCTGGTTGCTCTGAAACTAAGAATGCCGCCCAAGGGTACTATTGCCCTCAGTGCAAGTTCTATGTCCACAAGGAATGCACAGAGTCCCCTTCAGATAATCCACGTTTCTCCTCTCCCACATCCTCTCAAGCTCCTTAGGTGCTGACCACTTCGTTGTAGTGATGGAAGTTGTTGCTTGTGTGGAGAAACTCTTCAGCTTTTGGTTTATAGTTGTTCCAACCACTTGTAACTTTAGTTTAGACACGGCGTGCCCCAAAAAAGCAAGAGATTTCAAGCATTGACTACCCAAGAGCCCATGAGCTAGGCTTCACCTCGTGGGCAAACGTGTCTCCTTTCCTTGCTCTTGTGGTAAAGACGTCCATAGAGTTCCTTGTGTCATCATATTCAATTTCATGATCCACAGAGACTGCATTTTCTTTAATTGCCTACTGTGCTATAGTTTCAAATGATTTAATTTAAATACATTATAGCAGGATCCAACTGTCACTCTTTTTTTCTTTCTCATCGACAACATTTGTTATATATGTTGCGGAGACACATCATGCATATCTCAGACACATCTCAGAAACAGATCTAATCCCTGTGGTGAACTTTAAACGAAGAAGAAATGATTGATATTTCAAAATAAACATGTTTTCTCAGGGAATTACAGCACGCCTCTTGATTTTACAAGAATCTCATTTCAACATCAGAAAAACAAAGAGGGGTGAAAATGTTATAAAAAAAGGGAAGAAGACTGAGTTTCTTTCACTTCCAGAGCTCTTCCATGGGGATTCCACGCTCGAGAGCAACATCCTTGAACTGTCTCATCTGTTGAACTGCTGCAAGAGTCGCTCTCGCGTTGTTGAGTGCATTGTTGCTTCCCAGCTGTTTCCCCAAAGCGTTCTCAACTCCTGCCATCTCTAGCACTATCCTAACCGCTCCTCCAGCAATCACACCCGTACCCGGTGAAGCTGGTCTAAGCATCACCTTCGCTGCTCCGTAATCTCCCTCCGATCTATATAACCAAACAACCACATAGTTTAAAACCAATCAAATCTTCAATAAAATAACCATAACATACAAGAACCCAACACAGAGACATACACAATGCTACACACTAAATCTACTTGATTGCTTGTTATGACATTACCATCAACCAAACACAACAACAAACATTAAAAAAGATCAAAACTTTATTACCTGTGAGGGAACGTAAGATACTTAGTCATAGGCACTTGAACAATGTTCCTCCTAGCATCAATAGCACTCTTCTGAACAGCCGCGACAACCTCCTTAGCCTTAGCACAACCAACTCCGACATTCCCTTGCTTATCCCCGACAACAACAATCGCCCTAAACTTCAACTGCTTCCCTCCTTTCACAACCTTAGTCACCCTCCTCACCTGCACAACCCTCTCCTCGAACCCATCCCTAATCTTCTCCTTCTTCGGCTTCTGCCCACCGATCCCTCCTCCGCCTTTCTTCATCTTCGAGTCCATCACGTTAACGTCCTTCCCGAGCATGCTCTCCCCGCTGTACGCGGGCCCGTAGAGCTCCTCGTAGGCCGTGGCGATCTCGGCCTCCGTCTCGTCGGCGCCTTCGTCGAAGTACGGCGCGGGGACGAAGCCCTCGGGAGGGGAAGGCGGGTCGAAGACGGCGTTGGCGGTTATCTCGGGGTTTTGGTCCTCGAAGAAGATGGTCTCGGATTGGTCTGAGGAGGAGGAGGCTTTGAGGGTGGTGAGGGTTGTGGGTCGTTTGAGGAAGGAGAAGGAGATGGTGGGTCTCGAGGAGGTGATGCGAGAGGTTGGGGTGTGGAGGGAGAGAGAGAAAAGAGAGGAGAGAGCTGAAGTTGTCGCCATTGGAATGAGGGATGAGGGAAGCAGAGAGTGAAGAAGAGAGGCTTATCCGTAGCAGTAGAAGAAGAAGATTGAAGAGAACTGTTTTAATTATATCTTTGTTTTCTTACAAATTAGCCCCAATAGTTTTAACAAAATAACTTTTGACCCCTTGTTAAGTAACTTTGGGTCTTTTGTTCGAAATGGGCAACAAGGACACAGCCTTTGTTTGTTTTTACTGTTGGCCCATTAAAGGTTTATGCAAAGTTGCAAACACCTATTCGATCTCTAAGACTAATGATTAAAAATGATTTAGGATAAGGTTCAGGTTCAGGTTCAGGGATGCATACTTGGATCACTAACATTTATAACACAAATGATCAATAAGGAAATTCTGTATTATCTACAAGCTGTAGACTACAACCCCCATCTAATATACATACTGTATACAAATATTTTATTTTATTTTATTTTTGGCCTATTAAAGGTTCATGCAAAGTTTTTTTTTTTTTAATTCAAAAAATTCTGAGCCTAAGAACACCATTATCGCTAAAACTGGTTTGAGTTTCTTAAATTTTTTTTATTTTTTTTGTCTGATTTAAAAAAAAAAAGGAACCAATCGCGGACCGCCACGTGTCAGTGATGTCCGCAAACAGTACAAGAAACAGACCAAAAGCGACTCTTATCTCGCGACTTCTGCAACCGGTTTTAATAAAATCTGCAGAATCCACTCCTTAAGAACCTTATTAATATACGGCCATAATTATGGCATAAGTCCATAAACCCCTTTGGACCATGAACAAGAGCTGGTTGTTTAATCCTCTTCCCGCAACTGTTGAGATTCGAATTTAGCATTTCTACCCTTTGGAAAGAAGGTTTACCAATAAGTTCATGCAAAGTTGTAAAACCTAATTGGATCTCTAAGACTAATGATTTAGGAGGTTCATGTTAAGCTTAAGGTTAAGGATCATACTTGGATCACTAACATTTATAACACAAAAGATCAATAAGGAGGATCTGTATTATCTGCAAGTTGAAGACTACAACCCCCATTTATTGTATACTGTATACAAATATTTTCAAAACTGTATGTTAGTTATATATATAGATTGATGTACTCTTTTTGTATAGATATTTCGAGATAAACTATTAAGCAAAAAATGGAAAATGATTCGTTATTTCTAGAAAATTTAGTTCACACGGCTTCAAAAAAGTTATCTCAGTGTTCCTTTTAGATTTTTAAAAACATTAATTTATAGTATTCACCTATTCATAATTGTTATATTTCAAAGACAGCACATGTTCTTTTTTTTTTGACTAATTTTTTACAGCACATGTTCTTAACACAATACAAATATTTTTTTTGTAATTTTATAATGCCGTCCTCTTGATATATAAGTTTCAACACATTTGATCATGTTTCTTGATCATCTTAATCATCTTAAGCCATCTAAGAATAGAGTGACTAGGTCACGTTGCCAGGTAACCAAGCTTTGGAAAGATGTTTTTGTGTGTTAAATTAAAAAGGATGTTTTTGTAGGATCGATTTTAACCTTTCTAAATCACTTTGATAAACAGTAAAATTGAAATAAATATTTAGTAATACGTGATTTAACCAAACTAAAATACATATGATGATGAAAAAAAACGTTCGTCTAAATTGAGCTGTTCACGTGAACCTCGCGT
Proteins encoded in this window:
- the LOC106340305 gene encoding uncharacterized protein LOC106340305 isoform X2, with the translated sequence MSSTRKSTKRSRPEPPPLQSLKKQAPNAKISDDLDLDVSSDLKGIMSALQQIREKAHEDGRKKKEESISSVSTEVKSKIDELKSKLEKERQNFAKALTKSSKECESLLKDEAAKFEELHHKFMKEKSDHLQGLKDIVSKFEEDKERLFMRYEQQRKKDKTMISDQEKFCAEKLAQLEESLKTKKRGDKTFSILRKTLGSFLENEASDEEFPPDE
- the LOC106336545 gene encoding 30S ribosomal protein S5, chloroplastic, yielding MATTSALSSLFSLSLHTPTSRITSSRPTISFSFLKRPTTLTTLKASSSSDQSETIFFEDQNPEITANAVFDPPSPPEGFVPAPYFDEGADETEAEIATAYEELYGPAYSGESMLGKDVNVMDSKMKKGGGGIGGQKPKKEKIRDGFEERVVQVRRVTKVVKGGKQLKFRAIVVVGDKQGNVGVGCAKAKEVVAAVQKSAIDARRNIVQVPMTKYLTFPHRSEGDYGAAKVMLRPASPGTGVIAGGAVRIVLEMAGVENALGKQLGSNNALNNARATLAAVQQMRQFKDVALERGIPMEELWK
- the LOC106340305 gene encoding uncharacterized protein LOC106340305 isoform X1 translates to MFAMHGKSTKRSRPEPPPLQSLKKQAPNAKISDDLDLDVSSDLKGIMSALQQIREKAHEDGRKKKEESISSVSTEVKSKIDELKSKLEKERQNFAKALTKSSKECESLLKDEAAKFEELHHKFMKEKSDHLQGLKDIVSKFEEDKERLFMRYEQQRKKDKTMISDQEKFCAEKLAQLEESLKTKKRGDKTFSILRKTLGSFLENEASDEEFPPDE